The Micromonospora sp. M71_S20 genome has a window encoding:
- the prcB gene encoding proteasome subunit beta yields MAAGFDPSGRLPDVFTNAGTSSFTSFLSKVAPEMLPGRRPLPPGMAADMAPHATTIVAISAAGGVVMAGDRRATMGNLIAQRDIEKVHPADAYSLVGIAGTAGIGIELMRLFQVELEHYEKIEGAMLSLDGKANRLASMIRGNLGAAMQGLAVIPLFAGYDLAAKDPARAGRIFSFDVTGGPYEETGYDAIGSGSLFARSALKKRFQPGLSIDEAVRLAVEALYDAADDDTATGGPDLIRRIYPVVMTATAEGTHRLNDEEMSAIAESVVSGRMENPGG; encoded by the coding sequence GTGGCAGCGGGTTTTGATCCATCCGGGCGTCTACCAGATGTGTTCACCAACGCGGGGACGTCCTCCTTCACCTCGTTCCTGAGCAAGGTGGCCCCCGAGATGCTGCCCGGCCGCCGGCCTCTGCCGCCGGGCATGGCCGCTGACATGGCGCCGCACGCGACGACCATCGTGGCCATCTCGGCCGCCGGCGGTGTCGTGATGGCCGGCGACCGGCGGGCGACCATGGGCAACCTGATCGCCCAGCGCGACATCGAGAAGGTGCACCCGGCCGACGCGTACTCCCTGGTCGGCATCGCCGGCACGGCGGGGATCGGCATCGAGCTGATGCGACTGTTCCAGGTGGAGCTGGAGCACTACGAGAAGATCGAGGGCGCGATGCTCTCGCTCGACGGCAAGGCCAACCGGCTCGCCTCCATGATCCGTGGCAACCTGGGCGCCGCGATGCAGGGTCTCGCGGTGATTCCGCTCTTCGCCGGCTACGACCTGGCCGCGAAGGACCCGGCGCGGGCGGGCCGCATCTTCAGCTTCGACGTCACCGGTGGCCCCTACGAGGAGACCGGCTACGACGCTATCGGCTCCGGCTCGCTCTTCGCCCGGTCGGCGCTGAAGAAGCGCTTCCAGCCGGGGCTCTCCATCGACGAGGCGGTCCGGCTCGCGGTCGAGGCGCTCTACGACGCGGCCGACGACGACACCGCGACCGGCGGCCCGGACCTGATCCGGCGGATCTACCCGGTGGTGATGACGGCGACGGCGGAGGGCACCCACCGGCTCAACGACGAGGAGATGTCGGCCATCGCCGAGAGCGTGGTCTCCGGCCGGATGGAGAACCCGGGCGGTTGA
- a CDS encoding endonuclease VII domain-containing protein encodes MLPAAGFHRNRQRADGLAYYCKSCAAARSTASRRRRGIGPQKRSATPVGEGLKWRPDCDRVKPVDEFPRTTKSGGRHSYCKPCHNARGRETAQRLYGGTREYHLRRRYGIGEKEFQELLAEQGGVCAICGGVDPQHLDHDHRTGWVRGILCFNCNGGLGQFRDDQSRLAGAITYLRGTTWQRVLIHPGVYQMCSPTRGRPPSPRS; translated from the coding sequence TTGCTGCCCGCCGCCGGGTTCCACCGCAACCGGCAACGGGCGGACGGGCTCGCCTACTACTGCAAGTCGTGTGCGGCGGCTCGCTCGACGGCGAGCCGCCGCAGGCGTGGCATCGGGCCGCAGAAGCGGTCGGCCACCCCGGTCGGCGAAGGGCTCAAGTGGCGCCCGGACTGCGACCGGGTCAAGCCGGTCGACGAGTTTCCGCGCACGACCAAGAGTGGCGGCCGGCACAGCTACTGCAAGCCCTGCCACAACGCGCGTGGCAGGGAGACCGCTCAGCGCCTGTACGGCGGCACGCGCGAGTACCACCTGCGGCGGCGCTACGGCATCGGGGAGAAGGAGTTCCAGGAGCTCCTGGCCGAGCAGGGCGGGGTCTGCGCGATCTGTGGCGGTGTGGACCCGCAACATCTCGACCACGACCATCGCACCGGGTGGGTGCGCGGGATATTGTGCTTCAACTGCAACGGTGGTCTCGGTCAGTTCCGTGACGATCAGTCGCGGCTGGCCGGGGCGATCACATATCTGAGAGGAACCACGTGGCAGCGGGTTTTGATCCATCCGGGCGTCTACCAGATGTGTTCACCAACGCGGGGACGTCCTCCTTCACCTCGTTCCTGA
- a CDS encoding ubiquitin-like protein Pup: MATRDSGGQSQSGKSRQGEEIEDVTTEANPEVAERHAEITEDVDDLLDEIDSVLEENAEEFVRGYVQKGGE; the protein is encoded by the coding sequence ATGGCCACTCGTGACAGCGGCGGGCAGTCGCAGTCGGGCAAGTCGCGTCAGGGCGAGGAGATCGAGGACGTCACCACCGAGGCGAATCCGGAGGTGGCGGAGCGGCACGCCGAGATCACCGAGGACGTCGACGACCTGCTCGACGAGATCGACTCCGTCCTCGAGGAGAACGCCGAGGAATTCGTGCGCGGTTACGTCCAGAAAGGGGGGGAGTGA
- the dop gene encoding depupylase/deamidase Dop, with amino-acid sequence MSVRRIMGTEVEYGISVPGQAGANPMVTSSQVVNAYGARPELNRGGRARWDYEEESPLRDARGFTYSGAAYDPAEALADEDLGLANVILTNGARLYVDHAHPEYSTPEVTNPLDVVRWDKAGERVMAEAARRAATIPGTQPIHLYKNNTDNKGASYGSHENYLMRRQTPFADIVAYLTPFFVTRQIVCGAGRVGIGQDGGQSGFQISQRADFFEVEVGLETTLKRPIINTRDEPHADADKYRRLHVIIGDANLSEISTYLKVGTTALILTMIEEKALGPDLGIADPVSELRAVSHDPSLTHRMRLRDGRRLTALDVQWAYYERVRSFVDDRYGTDADEQTLDVLARWERVLDRLGRDVMLCADELDWVAKLRLLEGYREREQLGWGSHKLQLVDLQYSDVRPEKGLYHRLVSRGAMKTLLDDEQTRTAMTEPPEDTRAYFRGRCLAQYASEVVAASWDSVIFDVGRESLVRVPMMEPERGTRKHVGALFDRCPSAKDLLETLTGG; translated from the coding sequence ATGAGCGTAAGACGGATCATGGGCACCGAGGTCGAGTACGGCATCTCCGTTCCCGGCCAGGCCGGGGCCAACCCCATGGTCACCTCCTCCCAGGTGGTCAACGCCTACGGGGCGCGCCCGGAACTCAACCGGGGCGGCCGCGCCCGCTGGGACTACGAGGAGGAGTCGCCGCTGCGGGACGCGCGCGGCTTCACCTACTCCGGCGCCGCGTACGACCCGGCCGAGGCACTCGCCGACGAGGACCTCGGGCTGGCCAACGTGATACTCACCAACGGCGCACGCCTCTACGTCGACCACGCCCACCCGGAATACTCCACACCGGAGGTGACCAACCCGCTGGACGTGGTGCGCTGGGACAAGGCGGGGGAGCGGGTGATGGCCGAGGCGGCCCGCCGCGCCGCCACCATCCCCGGCACCCAGCCGATCCACCTCTACAAGAACAACACCGACAACAAGGGCGCCAGCTACGGCTCGCACGAGAACTACCTGATGCGCCGGCAGACGCCGTTCGCCGACATCGTCGCGTACCTGACGCCGTTCTTCGTGACCCGGCAGATCGTCTGCGGCGCCGGCCGGGTCGGCATCGGCCAGGACGGCGGGCAGAGCGGCTTCCAGATCTCCCAGCGTGCGGACTTCTTCGAGGTCGAGGTCGGCCTGGAGACCACCCTCAAGCGGCCGATCATCAACACCCGCGACGAGCCGCACGCCGACGCCGACAAGTACCGCCGGCTGCACGTCATCATCGGCGACGCCAACCTGTCGGAGATCTCCACCTACCTCAAGGTCGGCACCACGGCGCTGATCCTCACGATGATCGAGGAGAAGGCGCTCGGCCCCGACCTCGGCATCGCCGACCCGGTCAGCGAGCTGCGCGCCGTCAGCCACGACCCGAGCCTCACGCACCGGATGCGGCTGCGCGACGGGCGGCGGCTGACCGCCCTGGACGTGCAGTGGGCCTACTACGAGCGGGTCCGGTCCTTCGTGGACGACCGCTACGGCACCGACGCCGACGAGCAGACCCTCGACGTGCTCGCCCGCTGGGAGCGCGTGCTGGACAGGCTGGGCCGCGACGTCATGCTCTGCGCCGACGAGCTGGACTGGGTGGCCAAGCTGCGGCTGCTGGAGGGCTACCGGGAGCGGGAGCAGCTCGGCTGGGGCTCGCACAAGCTGCAACTGGTCGACCTCCAGTACTCCGACGTCCGCCCGGAGAAGGGCCTCTACCACCGGCTGGTCTCCCGGGGCGCGATGAAGACGCTGCTCGACGACGAGCAGACCCGTACCGCGATGACCGAACCGCCGGAGGACACCCGGGCCTACTTCCGCGGCCGCTGCCTGGCCCAGTACGCCTCCGAGGTCGTCGCGGCCAGCTGGGACTCGGTCATCTTCGACGTCGGCCGGGAGTCGCTGGTGCGGGTGCCGATGATGGAACCGGAGCGTGGCACCCGCAAGCACGTGGGCGCCCTCTTCGACCGCTGCCCCAGCGCGAAGGACCTGTTGGAGACCCTCACCGGCGGCTGA